One Paenibacillus sp. FSL W8-0186 genomic window carries:
- a CDS encoding protein-glutamine gamma-glutamyltransferase, with translation MIITFNMRAGRLDQLASSELYRSIIAQKRQTQAVYTYRSPEALDFELAMRGAIVQAARDFHAGGAQFATFKNSRANESFWTRMPNGGLRLREEVLPSDAIRDIFNNGGRYAMECATAMVVILYKGVLDTIGDKAFNRHFNQLVLYDWQYDSDLQLTRTPQAAAGDVVYFENPDFNPETPEWQGENAILLDDHLYFGHGLGIKSADAIINALNGRRKSGSSTSAYLSDLVVHPDFEYIRRLQERA, from the coding sequence GTGATTATTACGTTCAATATGAGGGCTGGCCGGCTCGACCAGCTTGCATCGTCAGAATTATATCGGAGCATTATTGCCCAGAAGAGACAGACTCAGGCCGTTTATACGTACCGCTCGCCAGAGGCGCTGGATTTCGAACTGGCGATGAGAGGAGCGATCGTTCAGGCCGCCAGGGATTTTCACGCGGGAGGAGCCCAATTCGCAACCTTCAAAAATTCAAGGGCCAATGAGAGCTTTTGGACCCGCATGCCTAATGGAGGCCTTCGGCTTAGGGAGGAAGTGCTGCCATCGGACGCAATCAGAGACATCTTCAATAATGGCGGGAGGTATGCCATGGAGTGCGCGACGGCCATGGTGGTCATCCTCTATAAAGGGGTGTTGGATACGATTGGCGATAAAGCCTTCAATCGTCATTTTAATCAACTGGTGCTCTATGATTGGCAGTATGACAGCGACCTTCAGTTGACCCGTACTCCGCAGGCAGCAGCCGGAGACGTCGTCTATTTCGAGAACCCGGATTTCAATCCGGAAACTCCGGAATGGCAGGGAGAGAACGCTATATTATTGGATGATCATCTGTACTTCGGCCATGGGCTGGGCATTAAATCGGCTGACGCCATCATCAATGCACTAAATGGGAGGAGAAAGTCTGGAAGCTCGACCTCTGCCTATCTGTCGGATTTGGTCGTGCATCCGGATTTTGAATATATCCGGCGGCTTCAGGAACGGGCGTAG
- a CDS encoding MBOAT family O-acyltransferase, producing the protein MIYTDWIYWLFVLVAVVTYHIMPHRIRPWVLFAAGVTFYYYYAGSYLFLLLAEVIIAILIVKAAAKWSKRWIYPAAIIGVILVLGYFKYTNMLLDTLNDLFAFMQQPFFPKAEQIVLPLGISYFTFELIHYLVERKRGNLPDHRPEGLLSFIFFFPTMVAGPIKQFQVFYPQIKAKFHIDHILIGITRIGFGMFKKLVLAGTIDLLAQPVYSKAGIAGADTGTLWISLIAYTFVIYFDFSGYSDIAIGTARLFGIVIPENFRFPYLARSIAEFWNRWHISLGSWLTRYVYFPLGGSRVPAPRVYLNLMATMTVSGLWHGAAWNFVVWGMFHGVMLCIHRFHVKQIKPKLKPVPKWLKPGTTVIAILITFFGVTISRVFFILPIVDGWDLMLRLLGLR; encoded by the coding sequence ATGATTTATACGGACTGGATATACTGGCTGTTCGTGCTCGTGGCTGTCGTCACGTATCACATTATGCCGCATCGAATCAGACCCTGGGTGCTGTTCGCCGCAGGCGTCACCTTTTATTATTACTACGCAGGCTCCTACCTGTTCCTGCTGCTGGCGGAGGTCATCATTGCGATCCTCATCGTCAAGGCCGCAGCCAAATGGAGTAAACGCTGGATTTACCCCGCTGCGATCATCGGGGTCATTCTCGTGCTCGGCTACTTCAAATATACGAATATGCTGTTGGATACGCTGAACGACCTGTTCGCATTCATGCAGCAGCCCTTTTTTCCGAAGGCCGAACAAATCGTTCTCCCCTTAGGAATATCATATTTCACGTTTGAGCTCATTCACTACCTGGTGGAACGCAAACGCGGAAATTTGCCGGACCACAGACCGGAAGGATTGCTGTCGTTTATCTTCTTTTTCCCGACGATGGTAGCCGGGCCGATCAAGCAATTCCAGGTGTTCTATCCGCAGATTAAAGCGAAGTTCCATATCGACCATATCCTGATCGGGATCACTCGAATCGGGTTCGGTATGTTCAAGAAGCTGGTACTGGCCGGAACGATTGATTTGCTCGCCCAGCCGGTATACTCTAAAGCCGGAATTGCCGGCGCGGATACCGGAACACTATGGATTTCGCTGATCGCCTATACGTTTGTCATTTATTTTGACTTCTCGGGTTATTCAGACATTGCGATCGGTACGGCACGGCTGTTCGGTATCGTCATTCCGGAGAACTTCCGGTTTCCATACCTGGCCCGCAGCATCGCCGAGTTCTGGAACCGGTGGCATATCTCGCTCGGCTCCTGGCTCACGCGTTATGTGTATTTCCCGCTCGGGGGCAGCCGCGTGCCTGCGCCAAGAGTCTATCTGAACCTGATGGCCACGATGACCGTGTCGGGGCTCTGGCACGGGGCTGCCTGGAATTTCGTCGTCTGGGGAATGTTCCATGGCGTCATGCTGTGCATCCATCGCTTCCATGTGAAGCAAATCAAGCCCAAATTAAAGCCCGTTCCGAAGTGGCTGAAGCCGGGAACAACGGTAATTGCCATTCTGATCACCTTCTTTGGCGTAACGATCAGCCGGGTATTCTTCATACTGCCGATCGTCGACGGATGGGATCTCATGCTTCGCTTGCTGGGCTTACGCTAA